In one Lolium rigidum isolate FL_2022 chromosome 3, APGP_CSIRO_Lrig_0.1, whole genome shotgun sequence genomic region, the following are encoded:
- the LOC124698067 gene encoding universal stress protein PHOS32-like: MDPAPAEGRRVLVAVDEGDESAHALRWCLANFAARGDTVLLLYVRAPPPTYSVLDATGPAGYMFAEEATAAVDGYSKQVADAVVEKAQKLCALHGKENGEMKVEVKVSVGDARSVICEMVDKLGADVLVMGSHGYGLFKRALLGSVSDYCVRNANCPVLIVKS; the protein is encoded by the exons ATGGATCCAGCTCCAGCTGAGGGCCGGCGGGTACTGGTTGCCGTGGACGAGGGCGACGAGAGCGCCCACGCCCTGCGGTGGTGCCTCGCCAACTTCGCCGCGCGCGGCGACACCGTCCTCCTGCTCTACGTCAGGGCGCCGCCGCCCACCTACTCCGTGCTCGACGCCACCG GACCGGCGGGCTACATGTTCGCCGAggaggccaccgccgccgtcgacggCTACAGCAAGCAGGTGGCGGACGCCGTGGTGGAGAAGGCGCAGAAGCTCTGCGCGCTCCACGGCAAGGAGAACGGCGAGATGAAGGTGGAGGTCAAGGTCTCGGTCGGGGACGCCAGGAGCGTCATCTGCGAGATGGTGGACAAGCTCGGAGCCGACGTGCTCGTCATGGGGAGCCATGGCTATGGCCTCTTCAAGAG GGCTCTGCTTGGGAGCGTCAGCGATTACTGCGTCAGGAACGCCAACTGTCCCGTTCTCATCGTGAAGTCGTAA